The DNA region GGGATTGAATCAGCAAACGCTCCTGATGAAGCCACAGGTGACAGCTCCAGCTGAGCCTGCGGTGGAGGCCATCTCCTTCTGCGGTGATAATCTCCAGGGAAGTGTAGGGATATgtcagcagggcacagctggccTGTCCCTGAAGGAAAGGCTTTGGGGACAGCTCTCACTCGGTGccacagggacagcccagctgGGGACCCCCTGTCCGTGCTGTGCGGCTCAGGATCCCCCCCCAGAGGAGCGGGAACAGGGGCTCAGCTGGGTCCGTGTCACtggaggcagcagggacacaggaacaCCCCCTGACCCTGTCCCCATGAGCCTGGGCTGCTCCGGGGTCTCCTCTGTGGGCTCTGCCCTCCCAGTGCACGGAGCTGCAGGGCTCACCCTGCTCTCTGCTCACTGGCCTTGATTTCCCAGACAGGCATCTTAAATTCAGATCAAAttcatttatttcatttattttggggttcccagctcAGCCTCCTCGCTGGTACCCCATGCCCTGGCACCTCTGAGCTGTGGTGAGTGGCCAGCACACACTCAGCCCCTCtccaccccatccctgctccGGGGGCTGCCCCGACCCCAGCCcaccaaataaaccccaaacccttcctAGGACAGCCCCACAACCCTGGCCATGCCCAGCAGTCGCTAtgggacacgaaagaacacaagcacacacagctgctctcagggtgaaggaaaagggaagtttatatattctgactccaacatttacagctttccaagagtgacagtggattggagggtgacagtgccgcctctccaatgacactggacaaaccaccagtctatcaactttctcctcctccacaaaagaatgcaaaacaacgagttacttacagaaagtgtgtgagaaagtccGCTACAAGAACGTTAACATTAGACAGCTTAGAAAAGCttggaaaatcttaaaaaaatcatCAGCCTCTCCCCTCGCCTTCATCCATCATCCCCCCGCATCCCTGTGCCGCAGCCGCTGCCATGGGCTCCCGGCACTTCCCGGCGCGCACCGTGCTGTTCGAGAGGGAGTCCAGCGGTGTCACGTACCGAGTGCCCGCCCTGCTCTACCTGCCCTGCGGTGCCAAGCTGCTGGCCTTCGCCGAGGAGCGCCTCAGCGCCGACGATGCCCACGCCAACCTGCTGGTGCTGCGCCGCGGCTCCGTCTACGGCACCTTCGTGGAGGTGGGACACggtgtgccagcctggggacacaatggggatGTGCCCATGGCACGGTGTGCCACAGCGGGCTCTGGGGAGAGCCACACGGGGAGGGAGGATGGCTCTGGGGATGTCCCCATGGCGTGGTGTGCCACAGCGGGCTCTGGGGAGAGCCACACGGGGAGGGAGGATGGCTCTGGGGATGTCCCCATGGCGTGGTGTGCCACACGGGGAGGGAGGATGGCTCTGGGGATGTGCCCATGGCACGGTGTGCCACACGGGGAGGGAGGATGGCTCTGGGGATGTGCCCATGGCACGGTGTGCCACAGCGGGCTCTGGGGAGAGCCACACGGGGAGGGAGGATGGCTCTGGGGATGTCCCCATGGCACGGTGCGCCACAGCAGGCTCTGGAGGATGGCTCTGGGGATGTCCCCATGGCACGGTGTGCCACACGGGGAGGGAGGATGGCTCTGGGGATGTCCCCATGGCACGGTGTGCCACAGCGGGCTCTGGAGGATGGCTCTGGGGATGTCCCCATGGCACGGTGTGCCACAGCGGGCTCTGGAGGATGGCTCTGGGGATGTCCCCATGGCACGGTGTGCCACAGCGGGCTCTGGAGGATGGCTCTGGGGATGTGCCCATGGCACGGTGTGCCACAGCCGCACGGGGAGGGGAGCGTGGCTGGCGGGAATCACAGGGCCACGGGtcggttttggttggaagggatctcaaagGCCATCTCACTCTgtgccctgccacgggcaggaacGCCTTCATTATCCCAGGTTGCTGCAAGCCCCATCCagtctcagaatctctgctggtcacagtgactctgagatatgtacaagtctctttttcccagcctggcaatcATAAGGAGTGTCAGGATTCTTCTGTTgtcgttctcaaggttgtttgttatttcttatctatcgcattctttctctgacccactGAGGTATGTCTGGCAGGTCGGgttgaggcactctgcctgcctcagcggtggtgttatctttttatactaaaatctacttgtacattatttaccatatcttcccaatacctatcacctatgttagacagtgagtttctaccttaaaccaatctaaaagtgccagcaCCACCTGGAAcatggaggctaggaagaagaaagaagaaggacagggtttgcccaaattcctccatcttgggactcCAAGCCCTcattctaaaaacctcaaaaatctatttttcaccctgtgacaaactaactattatgacaaactaactattattcgACTTAAgctctcttgacttgtaattcttcatataaaggtggtcatttgctccatgggtcaaaatcaaagtcacgggtgtcttgggctctgtgccaaggtctctgagccccctgtcagggtcttgagtcctccagggcagtccaaggaatttcctgggttccgacaATCCAACCCAGCCGggaacacttcagggatggggcagccacagctctggggTGGTCCTTACCCCTGTGtgtgctctcctcctcctcctgctccgcgGGCAGTGGGAAGACATGCGTGTGCTGGAGACGGCCACGCTGCAGCACCACCGCTCCATGAACCCCTGCCCGCTCTACGACGAGTTCACGGGCaccctcttcctcttcttcatcaCGGTGCTGGGCAGGACGCCCGAAGCCTACCAGATTGTCACCGGCCAGAATGTCACCCGCCTGTGCTGTGTCACCAGCGCCGACCAGGGCCTGAGCTGGAGCACGGCCACAGACCTGACACAGCAGGTCATCGGGGCCACCATCAAAGGTACCCAGCTGGGGGACAGGggatgtgaccgtgttcacaggggtctgaggatgagggaagagatgagggtctgactccgtgtttcagaaggcttgatttattattttatgatatatattatgttaaaactatactaaaagaatagaagaaaggatttcatcacaaggttagctaagaatagaaaaagaaggaatggtaacaaaggcttgtggcttggacagagagtctgagccagctgactgtggttggtcattaattagaaacaaccacatgagaccaatcacagatgcacctgttgcattccacagcagcagataaccattgtttacattttattcctgaggcctcctagcttctcaggaggaaaaatcctaaggagaggatttttcataaaagatgtctgtgacaaggggACAGCAGCCAGCACGGGGCTGGCCCTGGCTTTTGCTCTCCTGGAGCCACCAGGGACATTGCTGGGGGTGACTTTGACATGGGAATCCCACAAGCTTCCAAATAGGTGGAGGAGGAACTCAAGCAGAGGGGGTTGGAGAAGGGATGGAGGGAGTGTCCATGTCTGTTACTGGGAGTGGGGAGAAGATGGAGAGGCAGGCGTGGGGACAGCTAGGCagcactgggctctgctgcccTCCCACTCCCCCACTCGAGAGGAAGCCCCGGGGACCCTCCCACGCTGGGCATGGCAGGGCACCGCGGCGGTCGCTCTTTAACCCACCCCACCTTCACCCgatgccacctcctctccccagacTGGGCGACGTTCGCGCTGGGCCCCGGGCACGGCATCCAGCTGCGCTCGGGGCGGCTGCTGGTGCCCGCCTACAGCTACCACATCGACTGCAAGCAgtgcttcgggcagctctgcaaGACCACCCCGCACTCCTTCGCCTTCTACAGCGACGACCACGGCCGCGCCTGGCGCTTCGGCGAGTTCATCCCCAACCTGCAGTCGGGCGAGTGCCAGCTGGTGTCGGTGGATGAGGAGGACGGGTCCAACGTGCTCTACTGCAACGCCCGCAGCCCGCTGGGCTTCAGGGTGCAGGCGCTGAGCACGGACGACGGGGCCGTGTTCCACGGGGGGCAGCTGGTGCAGCGGCTGGTGGAGCCGCCCCACGGCTGCCACGGCAGCGTCATCGGCTTCCCCGCACCGCTCGTGTACGTCCCCGCCGCCTCCCGGGACACCGGGGCGCCCTCCCGGGGCTCGGCGTGCCCGCTGCTCCCCGGGGCGCTCCGCGGGTTCGGGCGCTCGCCCACACAACAGGCGGGAGATGCCGAGCTGCCCGCCGGCAGCCGCCGTGAGCCCCGTGAGCGCTGTGCCGCCCCAGGGCAGCGCGGTGATGCCCACAGCGTCGCCTCGGCGCGGGGGGACtctgcagccagccccagccccgctcccttcTTCCAAGCGCCGACGTGGATCCTGTACTCGCACCCCACCAGCCCCATGTCGCGGGTGAACATGGGCGTCCACCTGAGCACCTTCCCCAGGGACGCCGAGAGCTGGACGGAGCCCTGGGTCATCTACGAGGGCCCGAGCGCCTACTCGGACCTGGCGTGCCTGCAGCTGCCGCAGCGGGACGCGGCCCCGGCCGGCGGCACCGCCACCGCCTTCGCCTGCCTCTACGAGAACGGCGTGAGGAGTCCCTACGAGCAGATCTCCTTCAGCATGTTCACGCTGCACGACGTGCTCCAGAACATCCCCCTGACAGCCGCTGCTCGCCCGCgggggaagaggaagaggaagaggaggaggagctgctTCGTCTCCTAGAGCCCGCCCAGGGCAGCTTCCACCGTCACCACCCTGGAGCATCAACCCTTGGCTGGGTCCTGCCGCCATCCAGCGCGGCAGCAGCACACggaggtgtgtcactgtcccctcaaTGGGGTTTGTCTcacttttattgctgttttttaaattctgttttgggtggggagggttttgcccccagctctggtggtgtccacaggggtctcaggacgagggaagagatgagaatgttgagcgatgtttcagaaggctgatttattatttcattatatatatattgtattaaaagaaaatgatatattaaaactgtactaaaagaatagaagaaaggatttcatcagaaggcttgcaagggatagaaaggaatggaatgataataaaatcttgtgagtgaccagagagtccgagccagctgactgtgactggccattaattaaaaacaaccaacacGGACCAATCAAAgctgcacttgttgcattccacagcagcagataaccattgtttacatttcaattctgaggcctctcagcttctcaggagaaagaatcctaaggaaaggatttttcataaaatgtgtctgtgacacccaGCCCAGCCTCAGGCTCCTCTCCAAGCAAGAGGCACCTCTGGAAGCAAATActggggggcagcagcagcagtgcagggggaGGCAGCCTGGGGTTTGGGTTGGGGTAAAGTTCTGTTCCTTCATTGTAGCTGGGATGGGGTTGGGTTTTATATTTGGGCTGAtgataaagaaatatttttattgcatttctgtctgtctggggttttagtgatttttctttgttattttccttttcattacaatttattattattattatttcaattattaaagTGTTTTTACGGCAACCCAGGAGATGTCTCACATTTACCCCTCTCATTCTCTCCCCTCCCACAGCATGGAGGTGAGTGGCTGGGTGGTTCTCAGGTGCCAGCTGGGGTTCAGCCACCCCAATGACCCAGCTGCTGTTTTGTCTGctctgggatttgggtttttaatGTGCCAGGGCCATCAGGGCTCTCCTCTGACCCTCGTCAGCCCATCAGGCCCACGCTGGGTGCTGTAAGGTTTGGGGAGGTGTTGAGCACAGGAGTGGGGAacgagcagcagctgctcctgacaCTTGTGTgtggtgaaatttgggggttaCACCTcaattcctgctctgcctcccccagcacagctccagctcctcaggctccttcccctgccctgtgcaggggACAAACACCAGCTCAGCTGCCCTAAACACGCACTGATTAACAAAACTGCCCTAAATATGCACTGATTAACAAAACTGATTAACAGCAATGTCCAGCTCTTCAGTCTTTGACACCACCATGCCTCATTTTCCACCAGGGTGGGTGGAGGCTGGCAAGGGACAGACAACGTGTAGAATAGAAATTTTCAGTTCCCTGGAAGCTGCAAAATAGAACTTAAAGACTAACTGGAAGTGAGACAAAAGGGTGTAAAAGTCACACACACAGGATGCTAAACACATCTGGAACCACTGGAGAAACAGGTAATGAGACAGATGAGCTGTCAAGGTGATTGATTTACACCTGATGGTTGCTGACAATCCCTAAAACATTTCATGTAAACTTGGTTTCTTCCCTATCAGGACAAATCCCTTGACCACTGTTGTTGCTGTGTTATCTTGGGAGCTTAGTGCACATGGTGTGTGTTGAATGGAGATTTATTTTCAGGGTGTTGGTTTTCTTGGAAAACTCAAAGCTACAACAAATGGCCAAGTCTTCTGATGGAACTTTCAGATCTGACTGTCTTTTTGGGTGCTAATATGTAATGCTGGGTGTTCACTGATGTGAGGCCACAGATTTATTTGTCTTTTAGTGAGGATGTCAACCTCAAATAATTAAGCTATATTTATAGTTTTATAGCAGATTAAGTAACTCCTCTGGATTCAAAAATTAACATTTTGGAACATGGTGACTTTTGTGGCAAAGTTATGTAACAAGAAACAGCAGTGCCCTGAGAGAGGTTCAAGGCAAGGTCGTGGCATTGGGGCACTAAGAACCAGCAGACACCCCTGCAGACAAATCTCCAGGATCAAAAATCCCTTCCAGGAAGGGATGGAGGCATGGAAACTGGTTCTAGGCAAAGTGTTCTCTAGGAAGCCCCTTGTAATGAACCTGTCTGACCATGGTGGAACAAACCCTGCTGTGAGGCTCCACGGCACACATTTGGTCAGAGGAGATACCCTGCGTGTGTCCAGCCCTGGGATAAGGAGTGCCTGCTCTCTAATGCTCCAAATTATGTCAGGAAATGTCCTCTGCCTCCTTTCAGTATCTTGAGGTTCTCTGCCTTCAGTTCTTCTCCTTTCAGAATCACAAGGAGTGGCCGAGGCAGCTGCTGGCAGCCAGGTCCTGCCCTCCATCCCTTACCAGGCCAGTCCCAGCCCCAAAGGCCccaagggaggggacacagcccaggccAGGGGATGTGCACAGGAGCAGCCCTCGGCTCCTCATGCccaccagctgctccagccccgggGTGTCCATCCATCCCTGGGGGCTCTGTCTGTCTCACACCGGGCTGGTGTCACCGCTCCGGCTGcgccctctgtgccagcagccagggACACCGGGGTGGCACCTCCTCCTGGCAGGGCCCTACTTGCCATCACAGGAGCCACAGAGGCAGCCCAGGAGCCCGTTGAGGATCTGGAGCAGCGCCAGCAGCATCTCGGCAGcgctgaggagcagcaggagcgagAAGAGCGCCACGTGCCAGGCCACGATGCCCTCGGGCTCCAGGCAGGTGCTCCAGGAGCTCCGGTGGTACAGGTAATTCTCGGCCCTGGGTGGCAGCAAGGGGACAAGGTTCTCCAGGATCCACAAAACATCCCCCAGACATCCCACCCTTCATCCGGAGGATAAGCAGAATAAAAGCTTAGAAGCAAAAAAAGCAAGGAGCAGGTAAGAAAAGGAATAGTTAGAAGAATCACATGTACTCGTGTGTGAATCTAAAAAGAGAACAGAATTATTTTGACAGGAGGGAAAGGAACCTATACAATGACTAATTCTGCCATCTCTCTGAGAATTGACCTGGCCACTGGAAGAAAACTCATGGAAGCTAGCGTCAAGATATTCCAGTGCAAAATCATTGGAATAAAACATTGCCCATGGGTTCAGATATGATGAAGTGTTGGTAAGAGTCTGAAGTAAAGAAATGGGAGCAGTGGGGTTCAAACAGTGAATGCAAAGGGACGATTCCACCTCATAATAAGCTAGCAAACAGTGCTGCAACTTCTTATTTAAGTTCTATTCTGTCACTTGATAGTACAATTACTTCAGCTGGGAGTTGGGAGGATGATGAAGATGGAAAGCAGCACGCGGAAACCCACGGAAGGTGAGGATTCCTCGAGCTACCAGGGTCCCGCATATCCCACCCCCTGCATCAACCCACTTAATTAGCAATGAATTAACGAGGCAGCGGCGGCTCAGCCCTCACCTGGCGCCAGCCCCCAGGTCGATGGGGTCCAGGAATGGGTATCCCCAGAGGGCGGCGTGCCCGGGCCCCGGCGCGGTGCTGTTGTGCAGGCAGAGCGGGCCCGTGCTCAGCCCCACCCCGCAGAGCACGAAGCAGGCGGCGGAGCCCAGCAGCGCCAGCTTGGAGAGCAGCACGGACAGCAGGGCCTGCggggacacacacggtcaggggacacacacggtctgggggacacacacggtcaggggacacacacggtctggggggacacacacggtcaggggACACACACGGTCTGGGGGGACACACACGATAtggggacacacacggtcagggggggacacacacggtcagggggggacacacacggtcagggggcacacacggtcaggggggacacacggtcaggggggacacacacggtcaggggggacacacacggtcagggggacacacacggtcaggggggacacacacggtcagggggacacacacggtcagggggacacacacggtcagagggggacacacacggtcaggggacacacacggtcaggggggacacacggtcaggggacacacacggtcagggggacacacacggtcagggggGACACACGGTCAtggggacacacacggtcagggggGACACACAGTCAggggggacacacacggtcagcaggggacacacacggtcaggggacacacacggtcagaagggacacacacggtcaggggacacacacggtcatggggacacacacggtcagggggGACACACAGTCAggggggacacacacggtcagcaggggacacacacggtcaggggacacacacggtcaggggggacacacggtcaggggggacacacggtcagggggggacacacacggtcaggggacacacacggtcagggggggacacacacggtcaggggacacacacggtcaggggacacacacggtcagaagggacacacacggtcaggggggacacacacggtcagggggggacacacacggtcagggggacacacacggtcaggggacacacacggtcagcaggggacacacacggtcagggggacacacacggtcagggggacacacacggtcagggggggacacacggtcagggggggacacacacggtcagggggGACACACGGTCAgggggacacacacggtcaggggggacacacacggtcaggggggacacacacggtcagggggGGACACACGGTCAGGGGGGGACACAAGGTCAgggggggacacacacggtcagggggggacacacacggtcaggggacacacacggtcagggggacacacacggtcaggggacacacacggtcaggggggacacacacggtcaggggggacacacggtcaggggacacacacggtcaggggacacacacggtcaggggacacacacggtcagCGGGGGACACACGGTCAgggggacacacacggtcaggggacacacacggtcagggggGGACACAAGGTCAgggggggacacacacggtcagggggggacacacacggtcaggggacacacacggtcaggggggacacacacggtcaggggACACACGGTCAgggggacacacacggtcagagggggacacacacggtcaggggacacacggtcagg from Melospiza melodia melodia isolate bMelMel2 chromosome 12, bMelMel2.pri, whole genome shotgun sequence includes:
- the NEU4 gene encoding sialidase-4, with protein sequence MGSRHFPARTVLFERESSGVTYRVPALLYLPCGAKLLAFAEERLSADDAHANLLVLRRGSVYGTFVEWEDMRVLETATLQHHRSMNPCPLYDEFTGTLFLFFITVLGRTPEAYQIVTGQNVTRLCCVTSADQGLSWSTATDLTQQVIGATIKDWATFALGPGHGIQLRSGRLLVPAYSYHIDCKQCFGQLCKTTPHSFAFYSDDHGRAWRFGEFIPNLQSGECQLVSVDEEDGSNVLYCNARSPLGFRVQALSTDDGAVFHGGQLVQRLVEPPHGCHGSVIGFPAPLVYVPAASRDTGAPSRGSACPLLPGALRGFGRSPTQQAGDAELPAGSRREPRERCAAPGQRGDAHSVASARGDSAASPSPAPFFQAPTWILYSHPTSPMSRVNMGVHLSTFPRDAESWTEPWVIYEGPSAYSDLACLQLPQRDAAPAGGTATAFACLYENGVRSPYEQISFSMFTLHDVLQNIPLTAAARPRGKRKRKRRRSCFVS
- the TM4SF19 gene encoding transmembrane 4 L6 family member 19, with the protein product MCVGKCSRIVGPCLLVLGTLSVLASILLLFPGGASRYLLQGHLGRHARALPGLWGGGIAVLLAAIQVTALGWQRPGCSGRHSALLSVLLSKLALLGSAACFVLCGVGLSTGPLCLHNSTAPGPGHAALWGYPFLDPIDLGAGARAENYLYHRSSWSTCLEPEGIVAWHVALFSLLLLLSAAEMLLALLQILNGLLGCLCGSCDGK